One genomic region from Capra hircus breed San Clemente chromosome 6, ASM170441v1, whole genome shotgun sequence encodes:
- the NPY1R gene encoding neuropeptide Y receptor type 1: MNSTSFSQVENHSIYYNFSEKNSRFLAFENDDCHLPLAMIFTLALAYGAVIILGVSGNLALIIIILKQKEMRNVTNILIVNLSFSDLLVAIMCLPFTFVYTLMDHWVFGEAMCKLNPFVQCVSITVSIFSLVLIAVERHQLIINPRGWRPSNRHAYVGIAVIWVLAVASSLPFLIYQVLTDEPFQNVTLDAFKDKYVCFDKFPSDSHRLSYTTLLLVLQYFGPLCFIFICYFKIYIRLKRRNSMMDKMRDNKYRSSEAKRINVMLLSIVVAFAVCWLPLTIFNTVFDWDHQIIATCNHNLLFLLCHLTAMISTCVNPIFYGFLNKNFQRDLQFFFSFCDFRSRDDDYETIAMSTMHTDVSKTSLKQASPVAPKKIHTDDNEKI; the protein is encoded by the exons ATGAATTCAACATCATTTTCTCAGGTGGAAAATCATTCAATCTATTATAACTTTTCAGAGAAGAATTCCCGGTTTTTGGCTTTCGAAAATGATGATTGTCATCTGCCCTTGGCCATGATATTCACGTTAGCACTTGCTTATGGAGCTGTGATCATTCTTGGGGTCTCTGGAAACCTGGCTTTGATCATCATCATCTTGAAGCAAAAAGAGATGAGAAATGTCACCAACATCCTGATTGTGAACCTTTCCTTCTCAGACTTGCTTGTGGCCATCATGTGTCTTCCCTTCACATTTGTCTACACGCTGATGGACCACTGGGTTTTTGGTGAGGCAATGTGCAAGTTGAACCCCTTTGTGCAGTGCGTTTCCATCACTGTGTCCATCTTCTCTCTGGTCCTTATCGCCGTGGAACGGCATCAGCTGATTATCAATCCTCGGGGTTGGAGACCAAGTAATAGACATGCATACGTAGGTATTGCGGTCATCTGGGTCCTTGCTGTGGCTTCTTCTCTGCCCTTCCTGATCTATCAAGTATTGACAGATGAGCCCTTCCAAAATGTGACCCTTGATGCGTTCAAGGACAAATACGTCTGCTTTGATAAATTTCCATCAGACTCTCACCGGCTGTCTTATACCACTCTCCTCTTGgtgctacagtactttggcccactctgttttatatttatttgctacTTCAAG ATATACATAcgcttaaaaagaagaaacagcatGATGGACAAGATGAGAGACAATAAGTACAGGTCCAGTGAAGCCAAAAGAATCAACGTCATGCTGCTGTCCATCGTGGTGGCATTTGCCGTCTGCTGGCTGCCTCTCACCATCTTCAACACTGTGTTTGACTGGGACCATCAGATCATTGCTACCTGCAACCATAATCTGTTGTTCCTTCTCTGCCACCTCACAGCCATGATCTCCACTTGCGTCAACCCCATATTTTATGGCTTCCTGAACAAAAATTTCCAGAGAGACCTGCAGTTCTTCTTTAGCTTTTGTGATTTCCGGTCTCGGGATGACGACTATGAGACCATCGCCATGTCCACCATGCACACAGATGTTTCTAAAACATCTCTGAAGCAAGCAAGCCCAGTCGCACCTAAAAAGATCCACACTGATGATAATGAAAAAATCTGA